A single window of Onychostoma macrolepis isolate SWU-2019 chromosome 16, ASM1243209v1, whole genome shotgun sequence DNA harbors:
- the ica1 gene encoding islet cell autoantigen 1, which produces MERGNQGISHFDHFLQSQESSVVNKFQQKYWKTKQTLIKVTGKKEDEHVVASDADLDAKLEVFHSVQRTCMELLKVIEQYQRRISFLSQEENELGRFLRSQGSQDKSRAGKIMQATGKALCFSSQQRLALRGPLGRLYQEVETFRYRAISDTWLTVNRMEQSRTEYRGALLWMKDVSQELDPDTLKQMEKFRKVQTQVRHTKTSFDKLKNDVCQKVDLLGASRCNLLSHVLTTYQTTLLHFWEKTSHTMAAIHESFKGCQTQEASALGGSDQAAKKKVKKKTKAKAEDEETSQNTDETLISIEEETLSSNLMQTGNDDAFSGGQEKDGLSLLNEILGSSSLEDRGFSQEWREVFGEDDPADGSRAETQLPEEEPAFFLPSKLLDQNMNDLQSTVSGWTTAIPQNIPENSSVASQISSKPAVKDTSKDLSAWFNLFADLDPLSNPDAIGRTDEEHELLNA; this is translated from the exons ATGGAGAGAGGGAACCA AGGTATTTCCCATTTTGATCACTTTCTCCAAAGTCAAGAATCTTCTGTGGTCAACAAGTTCCAGCAGAAGTACTGGAAAACCAAGCAAACACTGATTAAAGTCACAGGAAAGAAGGAAGATGAGCATGTCGTTGCTTCCGATGCTGATCTGGACGCTAAACTGGAG GTGTTTCATTCAGTACAGAGAACGTGCATGGAGCTCCTTAAGGTGATTGAACAGTATCAAAGGAGAATCAGCT ttttgtccCAGGAGGAGAATGAACTGGGTCGGTTCCTGCGTTCACAGGGCTCTCAGGACAAAAGTCGAGCTGGAAAGATCATGCAAGCTACTGGGAAAGCTCTCTGCTTCTCTTCACAGCAAAG GCTGGCGCTGCGAGGTCCGCTGGGGCGTCTGTACCAGGAGGTGGAGACGTTTCGCTACCGAGCCATTTCTGACACGTGGCTGACGGTGAACAGGATGGAGCAGTCACGGACCGAGTACAGAGGAGCTCTGCTCTGGATGAAGGACGTTTCTCAGGAGCTGGATCCCGACACACTCAAGCAGATGGAGAAGTTCCGTAAG GTTCAAACTCAGGTGCGTCATACCAAGACAAGTTTTGACAAACTGAAGAATGATGTGTGTCAGAAGGTTGATCTGCTCGGAGCCAGTCGCTGTAATCTGCTCTCGCACGTCCTGACAACATATCAG accacattgctacaTTTCTGGGAGAAAACTTCTCACACTATGGCTGCTATTCATGAGAGCTTCAAAGGCTGCCAGACTCAAGAGGCTTCAGCACTGGGG GGTTCAGATCAAGctgcaaagaaaaaagtaaagaaGAAAACGAAGGCAAAAGCAGAAGATGAGGAGACGAGTCAGAATACAGATGAAAC GCTTATTTCAATTGAAGAAGAAACTCTGAGCAGTAACCTCATGCAAACAG GAAATGATGACGCTTTCTCCGGCGGTCAGGAGAAGGATGGCTTGAGTCTGTTGAATGAGATTCTGGGCAGCAGTTCTCTGGAGGACAGGGGTTTCTCACAGGAATGGCGCGAGGTGTTTGGGGAAGATGATCCGGCCGACGGTAGCAGAGCAGAGACGCAGCTGCCCGAGGAGGAGCCCGCTTTCTTTCTGCCTTCCAAACTACTCGACCAGAACATGAACGACCTGCAGTCCACAGTCTCAG GTTGGACAACAGCCATTCCACAGAATATTCCTGAAAACTCATCTGTAGCGAGTCAAATCTCTTCCAAACCTGCAGTGAAAG ATACCTCAAAAGATCTCTCTGCTTGGTTCAATCTGTTTGCCGATCTGGATCCGCTGTCAAACCCCGACGCGATCGGCCGAACCGATGAAGAACATGAGCTCCTGAACGCTTAA
- the LOC131521637 gene encoding neurexophilin 1 encodes MQVRYAKGNSPLTARSLQIDRPKRTVKYPCTDSDPLLMSSPDVRDADQALLSDKLQPCPEQELWDWAPNLTETHPSAQQSRKRVTVKRGKTKKMFGWGDFQCKVKSTSLNLLIAGKIVDHGNGTFSVYFRYNTTGGGNVSVGLVPPSKVVEFDAAAQTVLHSVESRMFNCRVEHERVERGTKSTRCWYDPSHSCDQDQTHSHVSWLCSKPFKVICVYIFFYSLDYKLVQKVCPDYNYHSESPYLPFG; translated from the exons ATGCAG GTCAGATATGCCAAAGGAAATAGTCCTCTGACCGCAAGGTCTCTGCAAATAGACAGGCCTAAGAGGACAGTGAAGTATCCATGTACTGATTCAGACCCATTGCTCATGTCAAGTCCCGATGTCCGTGATGCCGACCAAGCCCTCCTGTCTGACAAACTCCAGCCATGTCCCGAGCAGGAGCTTTGGGACTGGGCTCCAAACCTGACGGAGACACACCCGTCAGCCCAACAATCCAGGAAACGGGTCACGGTGAAAAGAGGAAAAACTAAGAAGATGTTCGGCTGGGGAGATTTCCAGTGCAAAGTGAAGTCCACGAGCCTCAACCTGCTCATCGCTGGGAAGATCGTGGATCACGGCAACGGAACGTTCAGCGTTTATTTCCGATACAACACCACCGGAGGTGGAAACGTCTCCGTAGGGCTGGTTCCTCCGAGCAAAGTGGTGGAATTTGATGCAGCGGCTCAAACCGTCCTGCACTCGGTGGAGTCGAGGATGTTTAACTGCAGGGTGGAGCATGAGAGGGTGGAGAGAGGTACCAAAAGCACACGCTGCTGGTACGACCCGTCTCATAGCTGCGACCAGGATCAGACTCACAGCCATGTGTCTTGGCTCTGCTCAAAACCATTCAAAGTCATCTGTGTCTACATATTCTTCTATAGCTTGGACTACAAACTGGTGCAGAAAGTCTGTCCAGACTATAACTACCACAGCGAGTCTCCGTACTTACCTTTTGGATGA